The following proteins are encoded in a genomic region of Anolis carolinensis isolate JA03-04 unplaced genomic scaffold, rAnoCar3.1.pri scaffold_12, whole genome shotgun sequence:
- the spry3 gene encoding protein sprouty homolog 3, producing the protein MPLATGITERSPEEVMDSVPEEFQQVLSIDQIHAIRATNDYVERPTCFKQAPSSLSLSQPQATHKQEVTQDHLVTSILQDLGPGQPHQMQPLSHSSTASSISHSTTASEQRLLGSITPPHSGHPLIRTQPQAGDLKPEELLKGTSGKPTAFHAGHLFICEECGHCKCAHCAAARSLPSCWICNQRCLCSPENLIDYGTCLCCVKGIFYHCSSDDEDTCADDPCSCGPGSCCVRWAAMTFLSVLMPCLCCYFPTLGCLKLCQRGYDAVKRPGCRCRNHTNTVCRKISSSSGATLPKTLDKPV; encoded by the coding sequence ATGCCCCTTGCAACTGGCATCACTGAGCGCAGCCCCGAAGAGGTCATGGACTCTGTCCCGGAGGAGTTCCAGCAAGTCCTCTCCATCGACCAGATCCACGCCATCCGTGCCACCAATGACTATGTGGAGAGACCGACCTGCTTCAAGCAAGCACCCTCCAGCCTTTCTTTATCCCAACCACAGGCGACCCATAAACAGGAGGTGACTCAGGATCACCTGGTGACCTCCATCCTCCAGGACCTTGGCCCTGGCCAGCCGCACCAGATGCAGCCCCTGAGCCATTCCAGCACCGCCAGCTCCATCTCGCACAGCACCACGGCCTCAGAGCAGCGGCTGCTTGGGAGCATCACGCCACCGCACTCCGGGCACCCGCTTATCCGGACGCAGCCCCAGGCAGGCGACCTGAAGCCCGAGGAGCTGCTGAAGGGGACGTCCGGGAAACCCACTGCTTTCCACGCAGGCCACCTCTTCATCTGCGAGGAGTGTGGGCACTGCAAGTGTGCCCACTGTGCGGCTGCCCGGAGCTTGCCCTCTTGCTGGATTTGCAACCAGCGCTGCCTCTGCTCCCCAGAGAATCTCATAGACTATGGCACGTGCCTCTGCTGCGTCAAGGGCATCTTCTACCACTGTTCCTCGGACGACGAGGACACCTGTGCGGACGACCCGTGCTCCTGTGGTCCAGGATCCTGCTGCGTCCGCTGGGCCGCCATGACCTTCCTCTCTGTGCTCATGCCCTGCCTATGCTGCTACTTTCCCACCTTGGGGTGCCTCAAACTGTGCCAGCGGGGCTACGATGCTGTGAAACGGCCGGGCTGCCGCTGCCGGAACCACACCAACACTGTGTGTCGGAAGATTTCCTCCTCGAGTGGAGCCACTTTACCCAAGACTCTGGACAAACCAGTATGA